A window of the Cicer arietinum cultivar CDC Frontier isolate Library 1 chromosome 6, Cicar.CDCFrontier_v2.0, whole genome shotgun sequence genome harbors these coding sequences:
- the LOC101514161 gene encoding ras-related protein Rab7 isoform X2, which produces MNQYVYKKFSQQYKATIGADFVTKEILVDDKLVTLQIWDTAGQERFHSLGAAFYRGADCCVLVYDVNIHKTFDTLNNWHDDFLKQTDTENPDAFPFVLLGNKVDVDGGNSRRVTEKKAREWCASRGNIPYFETSAKEGYNVDDAFLCVAKVASQNERDLDIYFRGISETPSEPEQQSGCAC; this is translated from the exons ATGAATCA ATATGTTTATAAGAAATTTAGCCAACAGTATAAAGCCACGATTGGAGCTGATTTTGTTACAAAGGAGATACTAGTTGACGACAAACTAGTAACCTTGCAA ATTTGGGATACAGCAGGACAGGAAAGGTTTCATAGTCTTGGAGCTGCATTTTATAGAGGGGCAGATTGCTGTGTTTTGGTATATGATGTAAATATACACAAAACATTTGATACATTAAACAATTGGCATGATGATTTTCTTAAACAG ACAGATACAGAAAATCCTGATGCATTTCCCTTTGTATTACTCGGGAACAAGGTTGATGTAGATGGTGGAAACAGTAGAAGG GTTACTGAGAAGAAAGCTAGGGAATGGTGTGCTTCTAGGGGTAACATACCATATTTTGAGACCTCTGCAAAAGAGGGATACAATGTTGATGATGCATTTTTATGTGTTGCTAAAGTTGCATCACAAAATGAACGTGATCTAGATAT TTATTTCCGTGGAATATCTGAAACTCCTTCAGAACCAGAACAACAAAGTGGTTGTGCATGCTAA